The Corvus moneduloides isolate bCorMon1 chromosome 5, bCorMon1.pri, whole genome shotgun sequence genome includes a region encoding these proteins:
- the LOC116444624 gene encoding placenta-specific gene 8 protein-like isoform X1 has product MASQTVITVQPQFSAAQQPGEWQTGLLDCCSDCGVCLCGIFCFPCLDCQVAGDMDECCLCGSSVAMRTLYRTKYNIPGSILGDFCTVLWCTSCSLCQLKRDINRRKAQGIFW; this is encoded by the exons ATGGCTTCTCAAACCGTGATCACAGTCCAACCCCAGTTTTCAGCTGCCCAACAGCCGGGGGAGTGGCAGACAGGGCTGCTGGACTGCTGCTCCGACTGCGGCGTGT GTCTTTGTGGGATATTCTGCTTCCCCTGCCTGGACTGCCAAGTGGCTGGGGACATGGACGAGTGCTGCCTGTGTGGCTCCAGCGTGGCCATGAGGACCCTGTACCGCACCAAATACAACATCCCG GGCTCCATCCTGGGAGACTTTTGCACTGTCCTCTGGTGCACCTCATGTTCACTCTGCCAGCTGAAGAGAGACATCAACCGGAGGAAGGCGCAGGGCATATTCTGGtaa
- the LOC116444624 gene encoding placenta-specific gene 8 protein-like isoform X2, giving the protein MASQTVITVQPQFSAAQQPGEWQTGLLDCCSDCGVCLCGIFCFPCLDCQVAGDMDECCLCGSSVAMRTLYRTKYNIPGSILGDFCTVLWCTSCSLCQLKRDINRRKAQGIF; this is encoded by the exons ATGGCTTCTCAAACCGTGATCACAGTCCAACCCCAGTTTTCAGCTGCCCAACAGCCGGGGGAGTGGCAGACAGGGCTGCTGGACTGCTGCTCCGACTGCGGCGTGT GTCTTTGTGGGATATTCTGCTTCCCCTGCCTGGACTGCCAAGTGGCTGGGGACATGGACGAGTGCTGCCTGTGTGGCTCCAGCGTGGCCATGAGGACCCTGTACCGCACCAAATACAACATCCCG GGCTCCATCCTGGGAGACTTTTGCACTGTCCTCTGGTGCACCTCATGTTCACTCTGCCAGCTGAAGAGAGACATCAACCGGAGGAAGGCGCAGGGCATATTCTG A